The Gracilinanus agilis isolate LMUSP501 unplaced genomic scaffold, AgileGrace unplaced_scaffold1274, whole genome shotgun sequence genome includes a window with the following:
- the LOC123254009 gene encoding enkurin domain-containing protein 1-like, with translation MCEGPSKISGPIPPDPTLFPDYYKRPATARGRLEGSALKLGLEPPCQSTPLDQPAPRIRPASQQDMVGVLLQLQEVSLDREPCSKRKDPKNYEKENVRRIREIQKRCQEQERGRDHGRPKPLKALWRSPKYDKVESRLKVKLQEPSPAPGPEVPAFLRAYSRCGPGVQPRRMASSGLALPSTDGSQPPGPDAKEQGAPVDFITHNARTAKAAPRRRSRSLQCLAEVQEQQRRAQEEYNIKQKGHVPHYLVERKDMWRREAEERLRNQPDPDLPPGHTMMPESQRLDTLNSLLQSQQELLRELVLLPSGADSLRAQNHKAELEKKLSQVEEALKIFSRSKVFVKMDS, from the exons ATGTGCGAGGGACCCTCCAAGATCTCGGGGCCCATCCCCCCGGACCCTACGTTGTTCCCCGACTACTACAAGCGCCCGGCCACAG CCCGAGGCCGCCTAGAGGGAAGTGCTCTGAAGCTAGGCCTGGAGCCCCCCTGTCAGAGCACCCCCCTGGACCAGCCTGCCCCTCGAATCCGCCCTGCATCCCAGCAGGACATGGTGGGTGTTCTGCTGCAGCTCCAGGAAGTCTCGCTGGACAGGGAGCCCTGCTCCAAGA GGAAAGACCCAAAAAACTATGAGAAGGAGAATGTGAGGCGGATTCGAGAGATCCAGAAAAGGTGCCAGGAACAGGAGAGGGGACGAGACCATGGTCGGCCAAAGCCTCTCAAGGCCCTGTGGCGATCCCCCAAGTATGACAAAGTAGAATCCCGGCTAAAAGTCAAACTGCAG GAGCCCTCCCCTGCCCCTGGACCAGAGGTGCCAGCATTCCTGCGGGCGTATTCCCGCTGTGGACCCGGGGTGCAGCCTCGTCGTATGGCTTCCTCAGGCCTGGCTTTGCCCAGTACTGATGGGTCCCAACCACCAGGCCCTGATGCCAAG GAGCAAGGTGCCCCTGTGGACTTTATCACTCATAATGCTCGTACAGCCAAAGCCGCCCCTCGGCGGCGGTCACGCTCCCTCCAGTGTCTGGCTGAGGTGCAGGAGCAGCAGCGACGGGCCCAGGAGGAGTACAACATCAAGCAGAAAGGCCATGTACCCCACTA CCTGGTGGAACGTAAAGATATGTGGCGCCGAGAAGCTGAAGAACGCCTTCGGAACCAGCCTGACCCTGACTTACCCCCAGGTCATACCATGATGCCTGAGAGCCAGCGCCTGGATACCTTGAACTCCCTTCTCCAGA GCCAACAAGAACTGCTTCGAGAGCTGGTGCTGCTGCCTTCTGGGGCAGACTCCCTTCGAGCCCAGAACCACAAGGCTGAGCTAGAGAAGAAACTCTCCCAGGTGGAGGAGGCTCTCAAGATCTTTTCCCGATCAAAAGTCTTTGTCAAGATGGATTCCTGA
- the LOC123254010 gene encoding partitioning defective 6 homolog alpha-like isoform X1 yields MAKPQRTPARSPDNIIEVKSKFDAEFRRFALPRASVGGFQEFSRLLRAVHQIPGLDVLLGYTDVHGDLLPLTNDDNLHRALASSHPPLRLLVQKREADPTGMAFTSNSLQRRKKGLLLRPAAPHRTRPPLLISLPQDFRQISSVIDVDLLPESHRRVKLHKHGSDRPLGFYIRDGVSVRVAPQGLEKVPGIFISRLVRGGLAESTGLLAVSDEILEVNGIDVAGKSLDQVTDMMVANSHNLIVTVKPANQRNNVMRGGAGRPLGPQPTAPLPPAEVPEPDSDEDSDLVIESHRLPGYLPPCPNGVPLAPSQRDFRPSRSLPGSRGSLQSLDSQDGASPGRGGSLREDGSGITL; encoded by the exons ATGGCCAAGCCTCAGCGGACCCCAGCGCGGAGCCCCGACAACATCATCGAGGTGAAGAGCAAA TTCGATGCTGAGTTCCGGCGCTTCGCCCTACCCCGAGCCTCCGTGGGAGGCTTCCAGGAGTTCTCCCGGCTGCTTCGGGCCGTGCACCAGATCCCGGGGCTGGACGTGCTGCTGGGTTACACCGACGTGCATGGGGATCTGCTGCCCCTCACCAACGATGACAACCTGCACCGGGCGCTCGCTAGCTCGCACCCGCCCTTGCGCCTGCTCGTGCAGAAGAGGG AAGCGGATCCCACAGGCATGGCCTTTACCTCCAACTCCTTGCAGCGCCGGAAGAAGGGGCTGCTCCTCCGACCTGCAGCCCCTCACCGGACTCGTCCCCCACTGCTCATCAGCCTTCCCCAGGACTTCCGCCAGATTTCATCTGTTATCGATGTGGATCTGCTGCCTGAGAGCCACCGGAGGGTGAAGCTACACAAGCATGGCTCAGACCGCCCACTTGGCTTCTACATCAGAGATGGGGTCAGTGTCCGAGTGGCACCCCAAGGCCTGGAGAAGGTGCCTGGCATCTTCATCTCTCGCCTGGTCCGGGGAGGCCTGGCCGAGAGCACCGGACTCCTGGCTGTCAGTGATGAAATCCTTGAGGTCAATGGCATTGATGTGGCTGGTAAGTCACTGGACCAGGTGACGGACATGATGGTGGCCAACAGCCACAACCTCATTGTCACGGTCAAGCCTGCCAACCAACGCAACAATGTGATGCGAGGTGGAGCAGGTCGGCCTCTGGGACCTCAGCCCACTGCCCCCCTCCCTCCTGCTGAAGTTCCAGAGCCAGACAGTGATGAGGACAGTGACCTGGTCATCGAGAGCCATAGATTGCCTGGCtacctccctccctgccccaatgGGGTGCCTCTGGCTCCTTCCCAACGGGACTTTCGCCCAAGTCGATCACTTCCTGGCTCTCGAGGGTCCCTACAATCCCTGGACAGTCAGGATGGGGCCAGCCCTGGCCGAGGGGGCAGCCTAAGGGAAGATGGCAGTGGCATCACCCTCTAG
- the LOC123254010 gene encoding partitioning defective 6 homolog alpha-like isoform X2, which translates to MAKPQRTPARSPDNIIEVKSKFDAEFRRFALPRASVGGFQEFSRLLRAVHQIPGLDVLLGYTDVHGDLLPLTNDDNLHRALASSHPPLRLLVQKRAEADPTGMAFTSNSLQRRKKGLLLRPAAPHRTRPPLLISLPQDFRQISSVIDVDLLPESHRRVKLHKHGSDRPLGFYIRDGVSVRVAPQGLEKVPGIFISRLVRGGLAESTGLLAVSDEILEVNGIDVAGKSLDQVTDMMVANSHNLIVTVKPANQRNNVMRGGAGRPLGPQPTAPLPPAEVPEPDSDEDSDLVIESHRLPGYLPPCPNGVPLAPSQRDFRPSRSLPGSRGSLQSLDSQDGASPGRGGSLREDGSGITL; encoded by the exons ATGGCCAAGCCTCAGCGGACCCCAGCGCGGAGCCCCGACAACATCATCGAGGTGAAGAGCAAA TTCGATGCTGAGTTCCGGCGCTTCGCCCTACCCCGAGCCTCCGTGGGAGGCTTCCAGGAGTTCTCCCGGCTGCTTCGGGCCGTGCACCAGATCCCGGGGCTGGACGTGCTGCTGGGTTACACCGACGTGCATGGGGATCTGCTGCCCCTCACCAACGATGACAACCTGCACCGGGCGCTCGCTAGCTCGCACCCGCCCTTGCGCCTGCTCGTGCAGAAGAGGG CAGAAGCGGATCCCACAGGCATGGCCTTTACCTCCAACTCCTTGCAGCGCCGGAAGAAGGGGCTGCTCCTCCGACCTGCAGCCCCTCACCGGACTCGTCCCCCACTGCTCATCAGCCTTCCCCAGGACTTCCGCCAGATTTCATCTGTTATCGATGTGGATCTGCTGCCTGAGAGCCACCGGAGGGTGAAGCTACACAAGCATGGCTCAGACCGCCCACTTGGCTTCTACATCAGAGATGGGGTCAGTGTCCGAGTGGCACCCCAAGGCCTGGAGAAGGTGCCTGGCATCTTCATCTCTCGCCTGGTCCGGGGAGGCCTGGCCGAGAGCACCGGACTCCTGGCTGTCAGTGATGAAATCCTTGAGGTCAATGGCATTGATGTGGCTGGTAAGTCACTGGACCAGGTGACGGACATGATGGTGGCCAACAGCCACAACCTCATTGTCACGGTCAAGCCTGCCAACCAACGCAACAATGTGATGCGAGGTGGAGCAGGTCGGCCTCTGGGACCTCAGCCCACTGCCCCCCTCCCTCCTGCTGAAGTTCCAGAGCCAGACAGTGATGAGGACAGTGACCTGGTCATCGAGAGCCATAGATTGCCTGGCtacctccctccctgccccaatgGGGTGCCTCTGGCTCCTTCCCAACGGGACTTTCGCCCAAGTCGATCACTTCCTGGCTCTCGAGGGTCCCTACAATCCCTGGACAGTCAGGATGGGGCCAGCCCTGGCCGAGGGGGCAGCCTAAGGGAAGATGGCAGTGGCATCACCCTCTAG